Sequence from the Aerococcus tenax genome:
GATAATCCTCTTCCAAGGGCAGTTGGAAGGCGTCCGCCAGTTGCCGACGGTAATTGCCTAAGCGGTGGTAGCTATCTACATCACTAGGCTCTAGGAGAATAGCTTGAGGAATCAATCCCGCTACCTGCATTTTTATATTTTGCGGTTTAGCGACTTGATTAAAACGCTGCAAGAGAGCCTGTTTGATCTTTTGCCGAGAATAGGTTTTGGGTAAGAAAGCTGGCCATTTGTCTGTCCCCTGGTCACGCTCCTTGAAAAGACCTAGGATAGTGATATGAAAACTTGATTTCGGTAAGAGGGCCAGTTTGTCTTGGTCTCTCTGTGGTAAAGTAGAAAAAGTTGCTTGTACCTGCTTTCCATAAGCGACGAGGTCGTCCATCGCCTCATTAGCAAAGGAAATCACCGTATAGCCCGGATTAGAGACGACTTGGCCAGTCTTGGTAAATTTATCTTGCGGGTTGTTAATTTCCATAAGTATTTCCTTCCTAAGTCACAATGAATTCGACATAACACCGGTCATCAAAACTATTATCGCGGGGATTGAGCCCCTTAGTAGAGAGAAAGTCTCGAGACAATTGTGGATCTTTAGTCAATATCGCTTCTAGGTAGGACTCAGTTGCAGTAAAATCTTCCTTTATCTCTGGATAACCATCACTCGTTAGGGTGACCTGGTCCCCCGCTTGAACGGGAATGACCTGAATTAAAGAAGCAGGGATGGATTCCCCATTGATCACTGCGTAGCCATATGGCGTGTCATCCTGGTTAGCAAAGCATGTAGCTTGGATAATCCAAGGCAATATTACTTCCCGGCCCGGATCCTGAGCTTGATCTCCTCCCTGGTCTGCTTCAATGGCTAGTACCAATGAGCGCATCTGGCTTAAGACCTCATCGGATAGTTTGGGCTGGTAATAATTCTTACCATTAACCCGAGCTTGGCAGTCCCCCACCAGAAAAATTTTACCCAAATAATGGCTGTATAGGGCCATAACCGCCTGGAGACCATATTCTCCCCGGTCTAAATCGAAAGTGACGTCTTGGTAGAAATTGTTAATGGCGGCATTGATAGTAGCTAAAATCTCTTCCAAGAGGGCTTCTTTTGACAATTGGCCAAGCGCCTCTTTAATGATTTGGCTGGCTAGTTGACCTGTGGTTTTTCCATGGTAGTGAAAGTTCGATTTCGAACTGACCCCATCGATCACAGCCACATAGTCTTCGCTGATAAAATAAGTGTCTTCACAAAGTGCTTGGTCAGGGTGCTTGCCCTGAATAAATTCCTTAATGACCTTAACCATATTATTCCCCCCCTTTCTTAATTCGCGAAAAAAGCTGGAGCATCCACTTACCCCAGCTTTCTCTTAATCAGACTAGTTTAATAATTCATTAATTTCATCTTCTGCTTTAGGCAGTTCTTCAGAAGCAGACACGCCAGTAAAGATCCGGTCACGGGCATCTCTGAATTTCTCAGAAGCTTGTAAGCCATTGGTCCCTGGGAAGGATGAGAACGGTACTAAGTCTTCCATTTGACCATATGAGGTTTGATACATTTGATCTTCTTCAATCAATTTCTTCAAGGTTTCATTTTCAGTCGCATCGGTCGTTGGTGGGAGGTACCCAGTCCCTTCGTCCCAAATAGCGATATTGTCTGGTTCAAAGAGGAATTTAATAAATTTCCAGGAAGCTTCTTGTTCGGCTTCGTCTTGAGCAGTTACCGCTAAGAAGGAACCCCCAGCAGGAATGGCGCGTTCCTTGTCCCCAAAGCTTGGTAGTGGGATAGCTTTAGCATTAAAGCTGGCATTACGGGTAATGTTACCACGTTGGGCAATGGTGGAGTTAGTCATAGCCACGTCACCAGTAATGAATGATTGTTGGCCGTCAGCAGTTTGTCCATTAAAGACATAACCTTCTTCAATACCTTCTGCCCATAGCCCCATAGCTTCAACAGCTTCATCAGAACCGATGGCTGTCTTACCGTCATCAGTAACCACTTTACCCCCGTTGGATTCAATTAATTGTTGGGAAGTCCAGTTGTCGTTGGATTGGTCGATGTTTAAACCATATTTCCCGGTTTTATCTTTAACGGTTTTAGCCGCTTCAAATAAGTCTTCATAGGTCTTGATTTCATCTGGGTTGACGCCAGCTTCTGCAAGGAGGTCTTCATTGACGAAGATAACCGCAGTAGAAGCGGAGTAAGGGAATCCGAGAACTTCCCCTTCTAAGTTCTTAGCGAGGTTAGTGAACTCATCATGGAACTTGGTGTCCATATAGTCTTTATCTTCTTCAGCTGCATAGTTATCAATTAACTCAGCAGGCTTCATGGATTCAAAGTTCTCATCGAAGTATTCCCGGTAAGCCCAACCAATTTGAACCACAGCAGGGTATTTCTTGGCTGCTGCTTGGGTTTGGAGGTTCTTCATCAAACCAACGTATAAACCTTCATTATACACAGGGGTCACGTGAACTTCATCTTGGGATTCATTGAATTTATCCACGAGTTCTTTGACCTGTTGGCCCCCTTGGGTATCAGCATTACCATGCCAATATTCAATTTCAATCGGGCCGTCGCCCCCACCATTGTTACTTGCGGATTCTGAACCCCCATTGCCACAGGCTGCAAGGGAGAGTCCAGCCAAGAGTGCCATGGCTCCCTTGAAGATTCTATTTTTTAATGACATCCTTCTTTAACCCTCTTTCTATATTATATTATTATTTTTTATTAGCTGTTGGGACTTTGTGATCTTCTGCTCCGATTGGTAGTGGTTTTTGACCAGCAGATAAGCGCTTGGCATTAAGAATATTTTCTGGGTAGCCAATGGAATTCGTGGTATCGACATCAAAGAAATGTAAGTCATATTTTTCAAATTCCATATAAATCGGGTCCCCTGGATCAGCCAGGCGGATTTGGGTTAAGACCACCATGGGTTCGCCAGCGATATCCACATAGTTAGCGTAGTTAGCCCCTTGGTTCTCAACATGGCTGACTACCCCAGTGAAGGTGGTCTCGGTAGGATTCACAGTCACCTTGATCGCTTCTGGACGAATCCCCACTTTGAGGTTGCGGTAGTTACCTGCTTCAATATATTCTACCCATTCAGGGGCTAGTGGTGCCGATTGCTCATGGATAAAGAGTCGGCCATCCTTATAGGAACTGTTATCAAAGATATTCATCGGTGGGTTCCCAATAAAGCGGGCGGTAAAGATATTAGCCGGGGTATGGTAAATATTTTCCGGTGAATCGATTTGCTGTAATTCCCCAAAGTTCAGTAAGGCAATCCGGTCAGCAAAGGTCATGGCCTCGATTTGGTCGTGAGTTACGTAAATCATGGTTTGTTGATAACGTCTATGGATATCCACCAAGGATTCACGGGCAGAGACCCGTAACTTAGCATCCAAGTTAGATAGGGGTTCGTCTAAAAGAAAGACATCACTATCTTTAACTGTGGCGCGGGCTAGGGCTACCCGTTGCCGTTGCCCACCAGATAATTCGGCGGGTTTACGTTGTAAGTATTTTTCTAAGTCTAAGGCATCCACTACTTCATTAACCCGGTTATCGATTCGGTCTTTGGGGACCTTGTTAACCTTAAGGCCATAAGTGATGTTGTCGTAAACATTCATATGGGGATAAAGGGCATAGTTTTGGAAAACCATGGCTACATTACGGTCTCCAGGAGCCACTTCATTCACTTTTTGTTCGTCAAACATCAAATTACCATCCGTAATTTCTTCAAAGCCGGCAATCATCCGTAAGATGGTGGACTTCCCACAACCAGATGGGCCGAGTAGAACTAAACGTTCACCCTCTTCAACTGAGAAGCTCATGTCTTCCATGATGACGGTATCGCCATAAGCTTTTTTGATGTTATCTAATAAGATTCTAGTCATTACTTGTTTACACTCCTTACTTTGTCGCTAATCTATTTAATACCGGCTGAGGTGAAGGTACCGATAATGTATTTTTGGAATACCAGATAGAGTAATAGCGGGATACTCATGGTAATCACTGATATTGCCATGGCAACGGTAAAGTCAGTACCACCTTCTGCCGACATAAAGAGTTGTAAGGCCAGTGGTAGGGTAAAGTTTTCTTCGGTTTTTAAGAAGAGGGATGGCCATACAAATTCATTCCAGGAATTGATAAAGAACCAAATCCCCGTCGAGGTCAATTGCGGACGAATCAAGGGTAAGATGATATCCTTCATAATCCGCCAGTCAGAGATATTATCTAACTTGGCCACTTCAATCAGTGAATACGGGATATTCCGCATGGCTTGGTTCATCAATAAGATCCCGGTCGCATCAGCAACTAAGGGGAAGACTACCCCAAAAATATTGTCTCCCAGTCCCATCCGGTTAATCATGAGGTAGTTAGGAATCATGGTTACCGTAAAGGGAATAAAGATGGAAGAAATAAAGAGAAAATAGGATGATTTCTTCGCTCTAAAGTCAAAGTAGACAAAGGCATAGGCAGCTAAGAAGGAAATCACTAACTTAGCCACCGTTACAGTCGTGGCGATGGTAAAGGTATTCATCACGATCCTAAGTAGTGGTAAGCGGTCCATCAACTTGATGTAGTTATCAAAGACCGGTTGCAAAGGGATAAAGGCTAGGACATTGTCATAAACATCCGGGAGTCGTCTCAGTGAGGTTCCCAATGCAAATAAGATTGGCATTAACCAAATGATCACGATCAGGATGAAGATAATGGTCCAAATGACATTACTTGCGCTCCATTTGCCCCTAGTTTGCATAGTAGACACCCCTTTCGCTGAACTTGAAGTTCAAGAACAGTAAGATAGAAAAGAGTAGCAAGGTCACTATGGACATGGCTGCCGAATAGCCGGTTTGGAAAAGAACAAAGGCATTCTTATAGGACTCATAAATCAAGTTGGATGAGGCGTTGTCCGGTCCTCCGGAAGTAATCACTGAGATTGGGGTATAGACGTATTGGAGACCGGTAACAATGGTCATAATGAATACGTATAAACCGGTTGAGGAGGACATGGGGACAACAATGTCCTTGAAGACGCGCCAGGAAGGAATTTTATCCAAACGCGCGCTTTCAATGACTTCATTATCAATCCCTGAAATCGCCGCATAGAGAGTAATAAAGTTATAACCAAAAACCTTCCAAGCGGTAATATAACAAATGACCACAATCACCAGGCTTTGGGAGGTTGACCAATTAGGGAGGTTAATCCCAACAAAGCCTAATAATTTAGCCACTGGTCCTGAGGTTGGATTCAGGATCCAGTTGTAAACGATTGATCCAACCACCATTGAAATAAATGAAGGTAGGAAAAATGCGGATTTAAAGAAGTCTTTGAATTTTGGAATTAAGAAATGGAGTACAAAGGCAATCACATAAGGAACAGCAAAGTTAACAACCAACAAGATAAGAATATAGACCACGGTATTCCATAGGATCTTATAAGTTAGAGGGTCAGTAAACAAAGTGATGTAATTGTCAAAGCCGACAAAGGTCTTCTTAGGACTGACCATATTCCATTCAAAGAAACTCAAATATAAAGTATAGAGTGTAGGCCAAGCTACAAATATACCAAATATGAGAATGGCTGGTAGTAGATACCATAGCGGTTTATAACGCTCTTTCATATTTCCTCACCTTCTAAATATCAAGCATTGTTATTTAATCAATTGGTTAATTTCATCCTGGGTCTTTTGTACTTCAGTATCCACGTCAGCCCCACCTAAGACACGGTCTTTGAGGTCAATGAGCATTTGTTCTGCTTGCATACCGGAGTTACCAGGGAATGGTGCCCATGGAACCAGATTTTCTAAGTTAGCATAAGCTGCTGGGAAGATTTTATCGTCTTTAATTAAAGTTTGTAATTCTTCGTTATCAGAAGCATCTTTCGTTGGTGGCACATAGCCAGTTCCCTTAGTCCAGGCAGCAATGTTGTCTGGTTCATATAAGAACTTCATAAATTTCCAAGCAGCTAATTGTTGGTCATCATCTTGGGCAGTCACCACAAGCATAGAACCCCCAGCTGGTTTGTTAATTTCTTCGCCTTCAAAGGCTGGTGAAGGAATGGCTACTGCTTCAAAGTTGGCATTATTCATGACATTGGTCCGTTGGGCGATGGTTTGGTGCCACATGCCAATGTTTCCTGAGATGAAGGCTTGTTGACCATCTTCTCCTGAAGCGTGAATAGCACTGCCTTCTTCAACCATGTCTTGATAGAATTGGTAGGTTTCTTTTCCTTTATCGTCAGCAAATGCGGCTTTGCCGTCTTTTAGCATTTGAGAGCCGTTAGATTCCACCATGGATTGGATATTCCAGTTATCTTCCGCTTCTTGGATATA
This genomic interval carries:
- a CDS encoding ABC transporter substrate-binding protein, with product MKLRKWLLSGLTLLTGLSLAACGNSSGEGDSDASDGPVEIEYWYPNADTQGGQTVTELINEFNESQDEVHVTGVFQSGMYQGLMQNLQTNAAAGQVPALVQIGWSYREYFANNFEYSQPQEIIDNLSTEDSSFITDKFEENIYSLATANDDSQVGLPYSLSVPVIYLNMDILNEAGVNKDDLKTWEDIREAAQTISEKTDHTGLYIQEAEDNWNIQSMVESNGSQMLKDGKAAFADDKGKETYQFYQDMVEEGSAIHASGEDGQQAFISGNIGMWHQTIAQRTNVMNNANFEAVAIPSPAFEGEEINKPAGGSMLVVTAQDDDQQLAAWKFMKFLYEPDNIAAWTKGTGYVPPTKDASDNEELQTLIKDDKIFPAAYANLENLVPWAPFPGNSGMQAEQMLIDLKDRVLGGADVDTEVQKTQDEINQLIK
- a CDS encoding carbohydrate ABC transporter permease, whose product is MKERYKPLWYLLPAILIFGIFVAWPTLYTLYLSFFEWNMVSPKKTFVGFDNYITLFTDPLTYKILWNTVVYILILLVVNFAVPYVIAFVLHFLIPKFKDFFKSAFFLPSFISMVVGSIVYNWILNPTSGPVAKLLGFVGINLPNWSTSQSLVIVVICYITAWKVFGYNFITLYAAISGIDNEVIESARLDKIPSWRVFKDIVVPMSSSTGLYVFIMTIVTGLQYVYTPISVITSGGPDNASSNLIYESYKNAFVLFQTGYSAAMSIVTLLLFSILLFLNFKFSERGVYYAN
- a CDS encoding ABC transporter substrate-binding protein, with product MSLKNRIFKGAMALLAGLSLAACGNGGSESASNNGGGDGPIEIEYWHGNADTQGGQQVKELVDKFNESQDEVHVTPVYNEGLYVGLMKNLQTQAAAKKYPAVVQIGWAYREYFDENFESMKPAELIDNYAAEEDKDYMDTKFHDEFTNLAKNLEGEVLGFPYSASTAVIFVNEDLLAEAGVNPDEIKTYEDLFEAAKTVKDKTGKYGLNIDQSNDNWTSQQLIESNGGKVVTDDGKTAIGSDEAVEAMGLWAEGIEEGYVFNGQTADGQQSFITGDVAMTNSTIAQRGNITRNASFNAKAIPLPSFGDKERAIPAGGSFLAVTAQDEAEQEASWKFIKFLFEPDNIAIWDEGTGYLPPTTDATENETLKKLIEEDQMYQTSYGQMEDLVPFSSFPGTNGLQASEKFRDARDRIFTGVSASEELPKAEDEINELLN
- a CDS encoding DUF1868 domain-containing protein, yielding MEINNPQDKFTKTGQVVSNPGYTVISFANEAMDDLVAYGKQVQATFSTLPQRDQDKLALLPKSSFHITILGLFKERDQGTDKWPAFLPKTYSRQKIKQALLQRFNQVAKPQNIKMQVAGLIPQAILLEPSDVDSYHRLGNYRRQLADAFQLPLEEDYQFHMSLSYLLGEESSAIADICQQLEGECLKLEPFLLPQPDLAFYEDMLAFHPLFNTDTYSGGNHASSDY
- a CDS encoding ABC transporter ATP-binding protein, whose protein sequence is MTRILLDNIKKAYGDTVIMEDMSFSVEEGERLVLLGPSGCGKSTILRMIAGFEEITDGNLMFDEQKVNEVAPGDRNVAMVFQNYALYPHMNVYDNITYGLKVNKVPKDRIDNRVNEVVDALDLEKYLQRKPAELSGGQRQRVALARATVKDSDVFLLDEPLSNLDAKLRVSARESLVDIHRRYQQTMIYVTHDQIEAMTFADRIALLNFGELQQIDSPENIYHTPANIFTARFIGNPPMNIFDNSSYKDGRLFIHEQSAPLAPEWVEYIEAGNYRNLKVGIRPEAIKVTVNPTETTFTGVVSHVENQGANYANYVDIAGEPMVVLTQIRLADPGDPIYMEFEKYDLHFFDVDTTNSIGYPENILNAKRLSAGQKPLPIGAEDHKVPTANKK
- a CDS encoding carbohydrate ABC transporter permease, whose amino-acid sequence is MQTRGKWSASNVIWTIIFILIVIIWLMPILFALGTSLRRLPDVYDNVLAFIPLQPVFDNYIKLMDRLPLLRIVMNTFTIATTVTVAKLVISFLAAYAFVYFDFRAKKSSYFLFISSIFIPFTVTMIPNYLMINRMGLGDNIFGVVFPLVADATGILLMNQAMRNIPYSLIEVAKLDNISDWRIMKDIILPLIRPQLTSTGIWFFINSWNEFVWPSLFLKTEENFTLPLALQLFMSAEGGTDFTVAMAISVITMSIPLLLYLVFQKYIIGTFTSAGIK